From the genome of Biomphalaria glabrata chromosome 17, xgBioGlab47.1, whole genome shotgun sequence, one region includes:
- the LOC106071608 gene encoding 16 kDa calcium-binding protein-like isoform X2 — translation MVESKYRNLPKTPEDCFMPQQIWSDKGMEDGGRMSLEEYIDVMLDDKIDSQTSMWRKLFTCFDTDGNATASKAEVVKGLEKIGLDITPEMRTKIDQMDTNKDGKISYEEFLKAQLKQ, via the exons ATGGTGGAGTCCAAATACCGGAACTTACCCAAGACACCAGAAGATTGTTTTATGCCGCAG CAAATTTGGTCCGACAAAGGAATGGAGGACGGTGGAAGAATGTCTTTAGAGGAGTACATTGACGTCATGCTGGATGACAAGATTGACTCACA AACAAGCATGTGGAGAAAACTTTTTACCTGCTTTGATACCGACGGAAACGCCACCGCTTCTAAGGCGGAGGTAGTGAAAGGGCTTGAAAAAATCGGCCTGGACATCACGCCAGAAATGCGAACCAAAATTGACCAGATGGACACAAACAAAGACGGAAAGATAAGCTATGAAGAGTTTCTGAAAGCTCAATTGAAGCAATAG
- the LOC106051097 gene encoding V-type proton ATPase subunit H-like, which produces MAGESSHFIEDLERLSSAGQIPTSKLQEHAEVVRKNNVNWKSYLQGQMISSEVYEFISKFDIAKPEEKTLMLQNNPTQFVTVFRMLMEGISRDQTLQYVLTMLDDVLQADKSRVEIFKDFARRNKENVWQPFFHLLDRDDKFIVYQASRIIAKIACWSKDQMERKHLQSYLVWLKEQIKLPNNEYLLSAGRCLQMMLRINNYRIVFVEVDGISAIVQVLASNPSFQVHYQLVFCLWCLSHNPSLAEKMNRGNIIPTLADVLSDAVKEKVTRIVLATFRNLIENVEDESIRQEHALSMVQCKVLKHIELLENRTHQDEDIVADLKYLSEKLNESIRNLSSLDEYITEVKSGRLEWSPVHRSDRFWHENAAHLNENNYELLKMLIRLLDTSKDPLVLSVAAHDIGEYVRYYPRGKRIVEQLGGKQLVMQYMLHTDPNVKYEALIAVQKLMVHNWEYIGKTVDVNQPALGGSAPKRT; this is translated from the exons atggCAGGCGAATCCAGCCACTTTATAGAAGATTTGGAAAGACTAAGCAGTG CTGGCCAAATTCCAACATCAAAGCTTCAAGAGCATGCAGAGGTTGTTCGCAAGAATAATGTTAACTGGAAGAGCTATTTACA AGGACAGATGATATCTAGCGAAGTGTATGAATTCATATCAAAGTTTGATATTGCCAAGCCAGAAGAGAAGACTCTCATGTTACAGAACAACCCCACCCAG TTTGTAACAGTGTTTCGCATGCTAATGGAAGGCATATCCCGTGACCAGACCTTGCAGTATGTCTTGACTATGCTTGATGATGTGTTGCAG GCTGACAAGTCCAGGGTTgaaatttttaaagattttgcTCGCAGAAACAAGGAGAATGTCTGGCAACCATTCTTTCACTTACTTGACAGGGATGATAAATTCATTGTCTATCAG gCTAGCAGAATCATTGCCAAAATAGCTTGCTGGTCCAAGGATcagatggagcgcaagcatcttcaGAGTTACCTGGTTTGGTTGAAAGAACAAATCAAACTGCCA AACAATGAGTACCTGTTATCTGCCGGACGCTGTTTACAAATGATGCTGAGAATAAACAATTACAGAATTGTCTTTGTGGAAGTGGATGGAATTTCAGC CATAGTTCAAGTGTTAGCCAGCAATCCAAGTTTCCAGGTTCACTATCAGCTTGTCTTCTGTCTCTGGTGTCTGTCCCACAATCCTTCACTTGCAGAAAAAATGAACAG AGGCAATATTATTCCCACGCTAGCTGATGTCCTCAGTGATGCAGTGAAAGAGAAAGTCACTCGCATTGTTTTGGCCACATTCAGA aACTTGATTGAGAATGTTGAAGATGAAAGCATTCGCCAGGAGCACGCCCTCTCTATGGTTCAGTGTAAG GTTCTGAAGCACATTGAGCTGCTAGAAAATCGTACCCATCAGGATGAAGATATTGTGGCAGACTTGAAGTATCTAAGTGAAAAGTTGAATGAGTCCATTAGAAATTTAAG CTCTTTGGATGAGTACATTACTGAAGTGAAGTCTGGTCGGCTGGAGTGGAGCCCAGTTCACAGATCTGACCGCTTCTGGCATGAAAATGCTGCCCACCTCAATGAGAACAACTATGAATTGCTGAA GATGCTAATTAGATTGCTGGACACTAGCAAAGATCCTCTGGTGTTGTCTGTGGCTGCCCATGACATAGGGGAATATGTCAGGTACTATCCCAGGGGAAAACG CATTGTGGAACAGTTGGGTGGCAAGCAGCTGGTTATGCAGTACATGCTGCACACAGACCCTAATGTCAAATATGAAGCTCTCATTGCAGTACAAAAACTCATGGTGCACAACTG GGAATATATTGGTAAGACAGTAGACGTCAACCAACCTGCCCTGGGAGGATCAGCTCCAAAACGAACCTAA
- the LOC106071608 gene encoding 16 kDa calcium-binding protein-like isoform X1 — protein MSSILRFFRRKKDSSKKKDSSPKKDSGGKNKKDKKHKGNNQCDKTDGGVQIPELTQDTRRLFYAAEFKSLGDVTKDNTMRKEEFTRLMMLLGFPYGIEEIEQIWSDKGMEDGGRMSLEEYIDVMLDDKIDSQTSMWRKLFTCFDTDGNATASKAEVVKGLEKIGLDITPEMRTKIDQMDTNKDGKISYEEFLKAQLKQ, from the exons atgagTAGTATTCTGCGTTTCTTTCGACGGAAGAAAGATTCCAGCAAGAAGAAAGATTCCAGTCCTAAAAAAGATTCCGGAGGAAAGAATAAAAAGGACAAGAAGCACAAGGGCAATAATCAATGCGACAAGACCGATGGTGGAGTCCAAATACCGGAACTTACCCAAGACACCAGAAGATTGTTTTATGCCGCA GAGTTCAAATCATTGGGTGACGTCACGAAGGATAACACCATGAGGAAAGAAGAGTTTACCAGATTGATGATGTTACTGGGATTTCCCTATGGCATAGAAGAAATAGAG CAAATTTGGTCCGACAAAGGAATGGAGGACGGTGGAAGAATGTCTTTAGAGGAGTACATTGACGTCATGCTGGATGACAAGATTGACTCACA AACAAGCATGTGGAGAAAACTTTTTACCTGCTTTGATACCGACGGAAACGCCACCGCTTCTAAGGCGGAGGTAGTGAAAGGGCTTGAAAAAATCGGCCTGGACATCACGCCAGAAATGCGAACCAAAATTGACCAGATGGACACAAACAAAGACGGAAAGATAAGCTATGAAGAGTTTCTGAAAGCTCAATTGAAGCAATAG